The DNA sequence AGTAAACAGTCGCAACACGTTCCTCTCGAGTACACCAGACCTTCTGCTGGCTTCCAACTTGGATTATAACAACCTTGCAGTCCTTAAGCGCCTCATTGCTCTGCACCAGTTCACGAAGTCGCACGAGTACATTATCCCGAGCACCATAATCAATAATCACCAACTTCGCCGGCTTaagaccaaccaaccaaGGCACTGCCCGATCCACATCCGAATACGCCAGAGCCTTCACCGGCCCAGCGGGCGTCTGACGCTTCGCAATCTGCAACTCAGCAGCCCTCTCCAAAGCCTCAGGCGAAGAAGTAATCTGCAAGACACCCAACGGCCCCGACCCAGCGGGCCGGCACAAAAGATTATACGTAAAGGAACGCGCCGTCTTAGTCGACGCAGCCAAATTAACAACAACCGCAGACGACAAGTCCGCATCCTCAGTAGTCCAGCTCAACCCAGCCGCACCGCCGTAAGGATGAACAGGCGTTCCTGTAGACGAAAAGACATACTCACTGAGCAGATAGCCGGCGCCCCAAATCGCACGAATAGCTGCCGTCCAAGCCATAGTGTCCCGGTCATCTTCACTCACCACTTCGTATCGGTTGTAGTACGTCATGAGATGTTTCCGGTGCTCGCTCACCTCAGTCCAATGCCCGCGCGGCTGGCCCGGGATCAGCGTTAGCTCCGTCGGGAGTCCTGAGGTCGGCCAGAATCCCCAGAGTGTCGATCCCGGTGCGATATCAGTCGTGCTTTCGAGGACCGTGGCATACCCCCATGCCGGGACGATCCCCCACGCCGATTGGTCGTTGTATGGAGCGGGTGCTTCACTGGGGACCGGGTATGTATCCCACCTTTATCAATTAGTATATCCCTTGAAAACCATAGATCGTAACATACCAATGAAGTAACTCCCCCGCACGCGCATAGGAAAGATTATTAGAACTCAAACTGAGTATAAGCGGTCGCACGCGAACCGACGAAGGCGGCAGTTGCCTTGTACCGGAAGAGGGATTATCAATACTGACAACGGCATGTTGGCTGTTATCTTTTTTGGAAATCACGTGGATGTTCTCGGTTTGGGACATATCGAATAGATTATTTTATGCTTCTCGGATCAATAAACAGTCTAGCTGTGCGGTATACTTTTCTTCGTTTTTATACTCGTTTCCGTCCTCAACGTCTGAGCGTAGATATTTAAGGACACCTATAAATACACTACCGTCCCCGCCCCAATTTCTGGGCCACTTATATCCTGTTTATCTCGTATGTCAGATTATAGTTAGTTCATGGGTGACTCACTACTGTGTAAATGTAATCAACTCTAATAATTAATCAATAAAGAGCTATGAAAAAGTGACTAAAAGGCAACCTTGTTATACGAAGCCCCCAATCAGGACCCTCGTTGTGGGAAGTTTAATAGTTTCAGGtggatgatggtgatgggtGCCTGGTGTTGAGGGTTATTTTATTGCCTACAGTATCATAGAACATGTTCTAGACCTGTGAAAGAGTTGAATGACATCTGTGAAGGAATATCCGTGGATAATGTGTGCGCTTTGAAGTAACTTACTACTACTGGGTAGTCAGCAGTCTTGCAGTGAGCGGATGTACCGGACATCAAGTGGGGGTGCATGGCAGTATGTTTGAAGAAAGgcaactactccgtatattgGCACTAATGACGATCATCTCAATGAATAGCATTATAATTAGGTATTAATAATTGATTGCGGGTCTATGGAGTACTTAACTAGCTGTTTAGATTCTACAAATAACTCATAGACCCTTGACTACAAGAGTGGTTCGTGACTACCGGGAACCAACTTTCTAGGGCTTGAGCCCCACATGACTTAAAGAACACCACAAACTACCAGAGAAGGTAAACGAGAATCAAGACAACATCAAGGTCTTGTCATTTCTATCATGCTAATCATTATCATAGTCGGCCGTTAGGCCAGCTTttgtgagaagaaaagaaaaacaaaaaaagcCACCCGCTATGTACAAACTCCTTGCCGGAGCGGGGGTGGCATAAGATATCTTTTGAACCATTAAATCCACCCATGACAGATAATCTTCCAAGTCATAACAACGTATGTTCAAAGCCTGTGCCTATGTAAGAATAAAGTAAATCAAGGCTGTGTCGCTAGATACTAGAACTCCCAATCCCAAACGCCATTATCGATGCAAGTCGGAGGTGACCCAAGGCCATGTTCATTGAGCAGTGGTCATTTGGTTCTGCAGCGCCTGAGACAGGGCCTCCTCCTGCCGCTTGCGCTCAAGCTCCATCAGGTATTGGGCATACTTGGAGCGAGGGTTGTGGATGCCACATTCGGTCTTGGCTTGGCCCTTCCAGCGACCGGACCGTTCATCCTCGTTTTCCTTGACGGGTTGGGTAGAGTGGTAGTCACCAATGCTCTTGTAGCCGCGGTCAAGCAGCTCATTGTAGGGCACATCGTTGTCTTTGATGTACTGCTTGACTTGATCGAAAGTCCAGTTGGCCAGAGGGTTGATCTTGATAAGACCAGCCTCGTCAACCTCGATGATGTCAAGGTCACCACGCTTACCACCCTGGCTACGGCGACGGCCGGTGAGGACAGCATGAACGTTCAGTTCACGGTAGGCACGCTGGGCGGGCTCTACCTTGGCGGCCCAGTCGTAGAGCTGATCATCCCGTTCCCATAGACGGGCACCGTACTTCTTGGCAAACTCTTCTTCAGAGTTGAGGCCCTTGGGCTTGTAGACATGGATGTTGTTCAAGGGGTACTTCTGGCGAATCTTGTCGACCAGAGTAAGGGTTTCCGAGAAGTGATGAAGAGTGTccaggaagatgaggtcgaCCATCTGAGGGCGAGGGACCTCCAGCTTGGAAAGCATATCAAGAGTGACGAGTCCAGTAAGACCAAACGCGGTGGTCTGGAAAAGGTGAGGGAGTGATGTAACACACCATCTCAAGACATCTATAGTATGGTGTTAGTCATCTACCAAGTGGACTGAGTGAGGACCACTCTATGCTAACCTTGAGGCTCAAGGAACTGCAGCTGTCTGTTGAGAAACTGCAAATGTGGTTTCGTGAAGACAATCTCGGGGAGATAATCGTCACTCGAGCTACCACTAACATAATCAGAGTCCGTGGCATTGTCCTTGGACTCAAAGTCCTCAGCGTGGGAGGGGTAGGTATCAGGCATCTTTGCAGGCATCTTCGCAACGTGACCTGGGTAGAGTTGAATCTAATGAAAGAGATAAAGAGTATTGAAAGGCAAAGAGTAGAGATTCTAGCAAGTCTATATGTCTatggatgaatggaagaggatgacaaATGACCAGGTCCAATTTGCGTGAGATGATGTAGGATAGTAATCATCACAACACGGAGAAGAGAGCCCACGACCGGTCAGATATAAGAAAACAGGGGCGAGCACGACATCAGCGGCAATCGGAACCTGATCTTGCTGTGAATCCCTCATACATGCCGATTGATTCTGCCGTCCTCGATCACGACATTGGCTGTGACCGCCTGCGGTTTCGGGGGAGCATGATGAAAAATTTAATTCCCTCATGCCCTGGGGAAATCACGCAATACTTGCGTCTTGGGTCTCTGTGGGTTCCCGGAATGCTCTGGTCTCACTGCAAGACAGCGCAAGGCTGCTGATAAATCCCTTGGGTCCGTTCTCTAGAACATGGTCGAAtgtccagagaagaaaaacattCATCCGGGGTAGAGACACTTTAATGTGGTGGAACCTCTCTGCGTCTATCGTCCCTGTACGCAGGGTCCTCTCCTTGCTGAAGAATATAACTGGCCTGGTAGTAATTAGCATTAGAAAGCGAATGAAAGGACTAGAGTCATCCTAGTTGTCTCACCAGTCATTATTAAGCTAGAACTCCGGAGTACAGTGCAGTGAAAGTATCATGTACCCCACTCAATCCATATTCGTGGTGTTGCACCTTTGGACCCTTCATATGTTGCCACTCCATTGCTGATGCTGAAGTTCCGTCGATTCTGCCGGGGCGGTGAAATATCTTCTGTCCCATATCAATCATGTGACGCTCACGCGGACTGGGTTAAGACACCCCGCCACGTGCCGCGGATCGGCCTGCAGCAAACGGGTCGATTTTAGAATATCACGGCGACGTCTTCTTTGACAGCTTCTCCTCTAAGGGTACGGTCCCGACGGGCGAGCTTCCATTGATTATCCGAGAATCCCTGCGAGGTATCTGCCATACCTTTACCATCCTTCTTTGGTTTACTCTCTCCAGTGTCCCCAAACCAATCCTGCGAAGAAATGGCAGCAAACAACCCCACCACACGCCCGCAACGGCCGACACTACAGGAATCGCTCAGGAGCAATTCCTTCCTTCATGATCACCAACAATACAAGCCCGCGGTCCCCATTAGCAGCATTGGCAATGTTCTTGAATCCTCACTCGAGTCGGGAGTAGGATCCTTGTCCCTCAACCCGATAAGCCCAGATCCCGAAAAGGTGACCGAAAGTGGCATCACCCACAGCTTGTTCAACCACCAAGTGAACCCTCTTCCCACCGGCACCCCGCAAATCGTCGCAACCATCTACTACAAATCATCGGATCCTATTCacccccatctccatcctGATTCGTCGTTCAATGCTGGGGCTGGTGTTAAACTTCCATCCCCCACGGTTCCCGTGGGCTCGGCTCCGACAGtcgatattgagaagattcCCCGAGAACCTCCTGCGCCAGAACCTGAACCATTAGACCACCTTTACGGACCATTTGTGTCTCAACTGTGCTTGACGAACTTCCTACAAATCCTCGAATCCCTTCCGACCCCTTACCAGCGCATGAACACGTCCCATCGCTGCCTCGACCAGAATGAACACCCGCGCGTAGTAGAAGTTACTTTCTCCCCACCCCCTAACCCGGAATACCTCACATTCGCAGACCTGCGCAAACATGAGAGCATATGGCGATTCGAGCGCGAGTGGAATGTAGAGGTTGTGCTCCAGGAGGAGAGCGTCTTCCGCCGTCACAAGCGGCTCGTAGTTTTTGACATGGACAGTACTCTGATCCAGAATGAAGTAATTGACGAGATCGCCAAGTTCATTGGCGTAGAGAAGGAAGTTTCGGTCAGTCTCTACAGATTCTTCTCTAAAATTCTCGTGATTATATCTGGATGCACTCGTGAGTACTAACCGTTGCTATAGGAGATCACGGAACGCGCTATGAACGGCGAGCTGGACTTCTCTGCGTCGCTCAGGGAGCGTGTCAGCCTTCTCAAGGGAGTGCCAGCGGATGTTttcgagaagctgaagtCCGTTATTACTATCTCGCCTGGTGCGCGTGAATTGTGCAAGGCCTTGAAGGCTCTTGGATGTAAATTGGCAGTTTTGAGTGGTGGCTTCCAGCCTCTTGCAGAGTGGTTAGCCGGTGAGCTTGGCATCGATTACGCATTCGCTAATCATGTAAGTACATCCTGTTCTGTCGGGCCTTTACCTCTTTGGGGCCAAGTTGGACTATTCGATGGTCCGGTGTACTGATTATCATGTGTAGCTCGAGGTAGATCCAGCATCTCAAACCCTGACGGGAAAACTCGTTCCCACCTACCCTATCATCGATGCCAGCCAAAAGCGCAAGCTTCTGCAGTCCATTGCGGCCGAGAACAACATCCCTATCGCTCAGACCGCTGCTGTCGGTGATGGTGCCAATGACCTTCTCATGCTCCACACTGCTGGACTCGGAGTTGCCTGGCGCGCCAAGAGCAAGGTTCAGCTCGAAGCACCCACTCGTCTAAACGGAGAGACTATGGTGGAtattcttcaccttctcggTCTCAGCAAAGAAGATGTCAAGGAACTGACCACCGAAGTAGCATGAGCGTCCCAGAAGCCGTAGGTGTGTCGCAAACACGACAGAAGACACATCCTATTGCAATGATATCTGGCCAAGATTGCGTGGGGACGTTCGCCCGGTGCAGGTTTTCCACTTGGATCTTGCTAGCAGGGACTTAGAAAAGCACCGGTTGATCGGCGCGCTTTGCtcgattattttctttcctaaACCGAGAGACTCAGCTTTGGTACGTATGGGCTGCCTGAGTTTTCACTTTCTGGCGGGAGTAGTCGAGAGGGCGGTCGATCCTGGAGGATATTATTTAATGTAGGCGTAGTGGTGTGGGCAATTTGGGTGCATATAAGGAAGGCCACGGACATTACTGAATGAATATGCAGATAATATTGTTGATTCCATCTAAAAATAAGTGTTGAACTCAATGAACTCTCAGGACATGCCCGGAGGACGCTGTCTATTTTAcctcccaaaccccaagTAAAAAACATATGCGAACGACGGCCCATGCCCGTCAATATCAATACATTTCATAAAATTGATAAAATACCAACCTAAACCTGCGCCGAGAGAAAGTAGAGCATAAGAAAAGAGATTTATAAGTATTTTCACCGAGTAGCCTCATCGACAGCAGCCTTGCTATCCGTAACAGACTCGCCCGCGGTACCAGCAGCGCGTCTCTTTTTCAAGACATTTTCGATAAACGCCTCACCAGCCTTGTAACTACTGCGAACCAAAGGCCCAGAAGCACAGTAGAGGAAGCCCATATCCAGGGCGCGCTGGCGCCAGAGCTCAAACTGGTCAGGAGTAACATATTCATGCACAGGCATATGACGCTTGGTAGGCCGCATGTACTGGCCGAACGTAACGACATCCACACCAACCGACCGCAATTGACGGAGAGCATCCCAGAGCTGCTCCTCAGTttcaccaaaaccaagcatAAGAGAGGTCTTAGTGATCAGATCAGGCCTAGCCTGCTTCGCAGCCTCCAGGACGCGGAGCGACTGCTGGAACGTCGCGCGACGGTCACGGACAAACGGCGTCAGAGCCTCGACGGTCTCGACGTTGTGCGCATACACGTCCAGTCCGGACCGAGCCACCagcttcaccatctccagaTCGCCAAGGTAGTCACCCGTCAAGCACTCGACCAGCATGctgggcttcttctgcttaaTCTTGATAACCGTCTCGGCGAAATGGCGAGCGCCACCATCCGCCAGATCGTCTCGATCCACACTCGTCAACACCACGTATCCCAGACTCCACCTCGAGATCGCCTCAGCGGTATTCTCTGGCTCATGCGGGTCGAGAGGCGGAGGCCTGCGGTTGGTCTTCACACTGCAGAACCGACATCCACGGGTACAGGTGTCACCCATGAGCATGATAGTAGCGGTAGCAGCGGACTTGTCGCTACCGCCCCAGCAATCGGAGATGTTGGGGCACCGGGCCTCCTCGCAAACAGTGTGCAGATTCAGGCCTCGTAGATCTTTCTTTAATCGTTGGTAGTTTTTGGAGTCTGGGATCGGGGTCTTGagccaagaaggcaaacgggtcatttccttcttgcgGCCGGCGGGGCCGACCATGGCAGTTTTGAGGGCATATGCTTCTGAAGGCTCGAGCGGAGCGTTGTCTTCGCCTCCGGAGACGAAATCTGCGAAGGAAGGACCGGCATTCAGCTTATCTGTGAAGTTTGTCCGTTTACGGGCTGTTGCCGGGGCGCCGGTGGCAGACGGTGAAGGTTCAGTTGTGGCATATGTGCGGCGGGAAATCGGGGTAATGGACCCGGTTTGAGGAACGGTCCTCGCGGAGGAATAGAGAAATCGTAGCCGGTTCGTCGATGCAGCCATATTGATGCTATTCAACTTGCAAAGTTGCGAAAGTTGAATTCCGCGGGAAAGATGAGCGAAGCTCCGACATGATAAGGAAGTCCGCTGCCATTACTCAGCGTGTCTTAACCTCATTCGGCTTAGAGCCTCGAGCACCTTCAAATATTTGCCCTAAATGATGGCATGAACTACTAGTCTAATCACGAAATACGAAAATTATGATTCGTTCATCAGGTTCTTCTGCCAATGCAATGGTATCATTATTCAATATATAGGATAGGAAATGTTCAATTAGTGATTATGAATTAACCACTCGGACTGGTTAGATGGACAGAGGAAATAAAGGCGTAGGGTGGCTTGTTCGCAAGAAAGATCGGCATAATGAGATATGTagggaaagacgaagatggtcAATGATACAATATTAAAGACAGGATTGAACGAATGAGGAGGCGACAGAGGTCTATGAAATTTAGGATGtaaaagacaaaaaaaaaaaaggaagggagggatATGAGCTGAGATAGACAATTAGAGAAGGAATATGCTTGAACACGGGAATCGCGACTGACAAGGAATGCAGTAGTGGGTTTCGTAAGGTCAATGAATCGAGTGAGCATACAGAATTTGAAAGGAAATACAGTCTAGGCTTTGGTCTCCAGGACCTGAGCTAAGACGAGCACAGCGGACTTTAGGGTTGCGTCGTGCTTGCGACATATAGCAAACAGCAGATCATCAATCATTCGGTCTAAGCTTTTGTTGAGCTCTCCACTCCGCGACCCCAAGACCCGATCTCTGATTCgcgatggcgatgacggGGCAAGTGGCGTACCTAACATCGCGCTCGCTCTCTCGGGAACGGTGTCAAGACGAGACAAGGTGGGGCGATGGCAATGATTTGCAATTTTGCGTTTAGATGATGCTAACGAGAGCACGTAGTTCCGCGCTATTAGAGCTGCACAGAGACCATCTAATAGATTATCTGCAGCATCTGGAAAGATCTGGCGAAACCTGCGCAGGATGTCCTTTTCGTCGGTATGACGAATGAGTATTATGACCGGGGATGTCAATCTAAGCATGCTCCGAGGGAATTCCTTGATCGAATGTTCCAACTGATCCATTGCCCATTCATGATCCCaccatttcttcaactcgCCATTCTCAGCTGTGTCAGACGAGGGCGCAGATCGCCGAGGCTTTGGCGGCGAGTTAGCTTTTTGCGCTACATCTGGCCTTGGAGGTGATTTTGGCGATGATGTGACCTTGCGCATTGGTTTGTCGCGGATAGTGGTTTCATTGTTGCTCCCTACCGAGCTTACGTGTATGAactcatcctccttgtccGGTTTAGGGTCGCCCGGGGAATCACAAGATGGATCAGTAGTAGCATATCCGCTGTCTGACATTTCCAATGGTGTGTCAGGGCTGAAGGCAGATATTTCTTGGTGGCCCAGATCTGGTGTTGAAGGCACTGGAGGTTGAGGTGGGGTTGCGATGGAGCAGCTCATGGCGGGAGAAGATTGTCGCGAGATGTCAACGAGCTTTGGCTTGGTTTTGCTGGCCACCGCGTACATCTAGGATAGTGTAAGTAGATATTGTGTCAACAGTCTTAGAGAATGCCTACCACTGTTTCGTCGGCAGGGGCCTTCATTTCGCGTTTACGTTCAGGTGGCGGAGGGCTCTGTTGGACTATctgtattcttcttctgttgttttcctttgacTTTTCTCCCGTAGTCTCGAATTCCAGGGGAGCCCTTTGGAGCCAGTCCTCACAGTAAGAAAGGTAACTTGGGACCCAGCTTCCTTCACTCGATGCGGTTCCCGACCGGCTCCGCTGCGTTTCGATGGAAGATCCGGAGAACGTTCTCTTCTCAAAAGCATCTGCATCCGAAGAGAGAGCTGGCGA is a window from the Aspergillus oryzae RIB40 DNA, chromosome 6 genome containing:
- a CDS encoding lipoate synthase (lipoate synthase), translating into MAASTNRLRFLYSSARTVPQTGSITPISRRTYATTEPSPSATGAPATARKRTNFTDKLNAGPSFADFVSGGEDNAPLEPSEAYALKTAMVGPAGRKKEMTRLPSWLKTPIPDSKNYQRLKKDLRGLNLHTVCEEARCPNISDCWGGSDKSAATATIMLMGDTCTRGCRFCSVKTNRRPPPLDPHEPENTAEAISRWSLGYVVLTSVDRDDLADGGARHFAETVIKIKQKKPSMLVECLTGDYLGDLEMVKLVARSGLDVYAHNVETVEALTPFVRDRRATFQQSLRVLEAAKQARPDLITKTSLMLGFGETEEQLWDALRQLRSVGVDVVTFGQYMRPTKRHMPVHEYVTPDQFELWRQRALDMGFLYCASGPLVRSSYKAGEAFIENVLKKRRAAGTAGESVTDSKAAVDEATR
- a CDS encoding uncharacterized protein (predicted protein), with translation MSDSGYATTDPSCDSPGDPKPDKEDEFIHVSSVGSNNETTIRDKPMRKVTSSPKSPPRPDVAQKANSPPKPRRSAPSSDTAENGELKKWWDHEWAMDQLEHSIKEFPRSMLRLTSPVIILIRHTDEKDILRRFRQIFPDAADNLLDGLCAALIARNYVLSLASSKRKIANHCHRPTLSRLDTVPERASAMLGTPLAPSSPSRIRDRVLGSRSGELNKSLDRMIDDLLFAICRKHDATLKSAVLVLAQVLETKA
- the met16 gene encoding phosphoadenylyl-sulfate reductase (thioredoxin) (phosphoadenosine phosphosulfate reductase), producing the protein MPAKMPDTYPSHAEDFESKDNATDSDYVSGSSSDDYLPEIVFTKPHLQFLNRQLQFLEPQDVLRWCVTSLPHLFQTTAFGLTGLVTLDMLSKLEVPRPQMVDLIFLDTLHHFSETLTLVDKIRQKYPLNNIHVYKPKGLNSEEEFAKKYGARLWERDDQLYDWAAKVEPAQRAYRELNVHAVLTGRRRSQGGKRGDLDIIEVDEAGLIKINPLANWTFDQVKQYIKDNDVPYNELLDRGYKSIGDYHSTQPVKENEDERSGRWKGQAKTECGIHNPRSKYAQYLMELERKRQEEALSQALQNQMTTAQ
- a CDS encoding DUF2855 family protein (predicted protein) → MSQTENIHVISKKDNSQHAVVSIDNPSSGTRQLPPSSVRVRPLILSLSSNNLSYARAGELLHWWDTYPVPSEAPAPYNDQSAWGIVPAWGYATVLESTTDIAPGSTLWGFWPTSGLPTELTLIPGQPRGHWTEVSEHRKHLMTYYNRYEVVSEDDRDTMAWTAAIRAIWGAGYLLSEYVFSSTGTPVHPYGGAAGLSWTTEDADLSSAVVVNLAASTKTARSFTYNLLCRPAGSGPLGVLQITSSPEALERAAELQIAKRQTPAGPVKALAYSDVDRAVPWLVGLKPAKLVIIDYGARDNVLVRLRELVQSNEALKDCKVVIIQVGSQQKVYTEEEVREAYASMKALGKIQSNASTTRDTAIELDGPEAFFDRMDLRWKQWLDDRAATVPDMRLVWGKGVAGTEGMYGGWERLTKGDVRPEEALVYMV
- a CDS encoding phosphoserine phosphatase SerB (phosphoserine phosphatase) yields the protein MAANNPTTRPQRPTLQESLRSNSFLHDHQQYKPAVPISSIGNVLESSLESGVGSLSLNPISPDPEKVTESGITHSLFNHQVNPLPTGTPQIVATIYYKSSDPIHPHLHPDSSFNAGAGVKLPSPTVPVGSAPTVDIEKIPREPPAPEPEPLDHLYGPFVSQLCLTNFLQILESLPTPYQRMNTSHRCLDQNEHPRVVEVTFSPPPNPEYLTFADLRKHESIWRFEREWNVEVVLQEESVFRRHKRLVVFDMDSTLIQNEVIDEIAKFIGVEKEVSEITERAMNGELDFSASLRERVSLLKGVPADVFEKLKSVITISPGARELCKALKALGCKLAVLSGGFQPLAEWLAGELGIDYAFANHLEVDPASQTLTGKLVPTYPIIDASQKRKLLQSIAAENNIPIAQTAAVGDGANDLLMLHTAGLGVAWRAKSKVQLEAPTRLNGETMVDILHLLGLSKEDVKELTTEVA